In the Pseudomonas orientalis genome, one interval contains:
- the hflK gene encoding protease modulator HflK: MQVDLETDGASVEGLPRFQQGLFHARRLRQAGISLTALAVTGWVLALFVALFAPVSIWPVVLINCSSALFVLVAGLQSAWWVADWRAQALEEPAVDAPVAETGRYARLVERISDQIGAPVLWLCGWSLLALISIIEFWNLTLPAAAVGQSASIGAALGLALAFGLLVFERRLAQQTPAQWPEASPLAQLCRVAIGCLLISSICLLFAGAESVWPLRLAVLIGLLPALVALEFLLRGVLSLFSPRQPLLEPRLIAQSFVAGLLRWPPQPLLALQHELHNRFGIDLRQIWAFTYMRRAFLPVLLVVLAVGWALTGVHEVPLHGRGIYERFGKPVEVFGPGLHAGLPWPLGRVLNVENGVVHELATSVSETAAPESASAEGPAPLIANRLWDASHVNDKSQVIASSSGDKQSFQIVNMDVRFVYRIGLTDQAALAATYHSADVPSLIRSTASRILVHEFASRTLDELLGEQRTSLADEIGRTVQADLNALDSGVEILATVVEAIHPPAGAANAYHGVQAAQIGAQALIARERGAASEQTNQALLQASTARDQAQATAREVNAGAQAANLRFVAEQKAYATAGRAFVLEQYLGQLSQGLAHAKLLILDHRLGADSAPTIDLRSFTLPADPSTPRKAVQ, encoded by the coding sequence ATGCAAGTGGATCTAGAAACTGACGGCGCTTCGGTTGAAGGGCTGCCGCGTTTTCAGCAGGGGTTGTTCCATGCCCGTCGTTTGAGGCAAGCCGGTATCAGCCTGACAGCCCTGGCGGTCACCGGTTGGGTATTGGCGCTATTTGTCGCGCTGTTTGCACCGGTATCGATCTGGCCGGTGGTGCTGATCAATTGCTCATCGGCCCTGTTCGTGCTGGTTGCCGGGTTGCAGTCGGCGTGGTGGGTTGCCGATTGGCGTGCCCAGGCACTGGAAGAGCCGGCAGTTGATGCGCCGGTCGCAGAGACGGGCCGCTACGCTCGCCTTGTCGAGCGCATAAGCGATCAGATTGGCGCGCCGGTGTTGTGGTTGTGCGGCTGGTCACTGTTGGCGCTGATCAGCATCATCGAGTTCTGGAACCTGACGCTACCCGCCGCAGCTGTCGGTCAGTCCGCCAGCATCGGCGCGGCGCTGGGACTGGCGCTGGCGTTCGGTTTGCTGGTGTTCGAGCGGCGCCTGGCCCAGCAAACGCCTGCGCAGTGGCCTGAAGCCTCGCCCCTGGCGCAGTTGTGCCGCGTGGCGATCGGTTGCCTGCTGATCAGCTCGATATGCCTGCTGTTCGCCGGTGCCGAGTCGGTGTGGCCGTTGCGTCTGGCAGTGCTGATCGGCCTGCTGCCCGCGCTGGTGGCGCTGGAGTTTCTGCTGCGCGGCGTGCTGTCGCTGTTCAGCCCGCGCCAGCCGCTTCTGGAACCGCGCCTGATCGCGCAAAGCTTTGTCGCCGGCCTGCTGCGCTGGCCACCGCAACCCTTGCTGGCCTTGCAGCATGAACTGCATAACCGCTTCGGCATCGACCTGCGCCAGATTTGGGCGTTTACCTACATGCGTCGCGCATTCCTGCCGGTGCTGCTGGTGGTGCTGGCGGTCGGCTGGGCGCTGACGGGCGTGCATGAAGTGCCGCTGCACGGCCGTGGAATTTATGAACGTTTCGGCAAACCGGTAGAGGTGTTCGGCCCGGGCCTGCACGCCGGGTTGCCCTGGCCGCTGGGCCGCGTGTTGAACGTGGAGAACGGCGTGGTGCATGAGCTGGCGACCAGCGTCAGCGAAACGGCCGCACCTGAGTCGGCCAGCGCCGAAGGCCCGGCGCCGCTGATCGCCAATCGCTTGTGGGACGCCAGCCATGTGAACGACAAATCCCAGGTCATCGCCAGCAGCAGCGGCGACAAGCAGAGCTTCCAGATCGTCAATATGGACGTGCGGTTCGTCTATCGCATCGGCCTGACGGACCAGGCCGCGCTGGCCGCCACCTACCACAGCGCCGATGTGCCGAGCCTGATTCGCAGCACCGCCAGCCGTATCCTGGTGCATGAGTTCGCCTCGCGCACCCTCGACGAATTGCTCGGCGAACAACGCACCAGCCTCGCCGACGAGATCGGTCGCACCGTACAAGCGGACCTGAATGCACTCGACAGCGGTGTGGAAATCCTCGCCACCGTCGTTGAAGCGATCCACCCGCCGGCCGGCGCCGCCAACGCCTACCACGGCGTGCAGGCCGCGCAGATCGGTGCGCAGGCATTGATCGCGCGCGAGCGCGGCGCGGCCAGTGAGCAGACCAACCAGGCGTTGCTGCAGGCCAGCACGGCCCGCGACCAGGCCCAGGCCACCGCCCGCGAAGTGAATGCCGGTGCCCAGGCGGCGAACCTGCGCTTTGTTGCCGAGCAAAAAGCCTATGCCACGGCAGGCCGAGCCTTCGTGCTGGAGCAGTACCTGGGCCAGCTCAGCCAGGGCCTGGCCCACGCCAAACTGCTTATTCTGGATCATCGCTTGGGCGCCGACAGTGCGCCGACGATCGATCTGCGTTCTTTTACCTTGCCGGCCGATCCCTCGACGCCGCGTAAAGCCGTTCAATAA
- a CDS encoding CDP-alcohol phosphatidyltransferase family protein, which translates to MISIYQLKPRFQNLLRPLVQRLYDNGTTANQITVLAGVISVLVGLLIASFAQHLWLFALIPLWMIVRMALNAIDGMLAREFGQQSRLGAYLNELCDVIADSALILPFALIPGVSLAPVLLVTLLAVFSEYAGVLGPMVGASRRYDGPMGKSDRAFVLGVLATGVALGWLGAGWVEGAMWLVAALLAYTLVNRVRQGLKEQSATSPIA; encoded by the coding sequence ATGATCTCCATTTATCAGCTCAAACCGCGTTTCCAGAACCTGCTGCGCCCCCTCGTGCAACGCCTGTATGACAACGGCACCACCGCCAACCAGATCACCGTGCTGGCCGGCGTCATTTCCGTGCTGGTGGGCCTGCTGATCGCCAGCTTCGCCCAGCATCTGTGGCTGTTTGCACTGATCCCGCTGTGGATGATCGTGCGCATGGCCCTCAACGCCATCGACGGCATGCTCGCGCGGGAATTCGGCCAGCAATCACGCCTGGGCGCCTACCTCAACGAGCTGTGCGATGTGATCGCCGACAGCGCGTTGATCCTGCCGTTTGCGCTGATCCCCGGCGTGAGCCTGGCGCCCGTGCTGCTGGTGACGTTGCTCGCGGTATTCAGCGAATACGCCGGCGTGCTGGGGCCGATGGTGGGCGCATCGCGCCGCTATGACGGGCCGATGGGCAAGAGTGACCGGGCGTTCGTACTCGGCGTGCTGGCCACCGGCGTGGCGCTGGGCTGGCTCGGCGCCGGGTGGGTTGAAGGCGCGATGTGGCTGGTCGCCGCCCTGCTCGCCTACACCCTGGTCAACCGGGTACGTCAGGGTCTCAAGGAACAATCAGCAACCTCACCGATTGCATAA